In Rhodococcus qingshengii JCM 15477, the sequence GTCGCCAACTCCGATGCCAACGCCGAGCCCATCCAGATCCTCAAGGGCGTCGACCTCACGGTCCGCTCGGGGGAGACCCACGCGATCATGGGCCCCAACGGCTCCGGCAAGTCGACTCTGTCGTACGCCATCGCCGGTCACCCCAAGTACCAGGTCACGTCCGGCTCCATCACCCTCAACGGTGAAGACGTCCTCGCAATGAGCGTCGACGAGCGTGCGCGTGCCGGGCTCTTCCTGGCCATGCAGTACCCCGTCGAGGTTCCCGGCGTTTCCATGTCCAACTTCCTGCGCACCGCCGCTACGGCCGTGCGAGGCGAGGCTCCCAAGCTGCGCCACTGGGTCAAGGAAGTCAAGGAAGCCCTCAGCGAGCTCGAGATCGATGCCTCGTTCATCGAGCGCTCGGTCAACGAAGGTTTCTCCGGTGGCGAGAAGAAGCGCCACGAGATCCTGCAGTTGGGCATGCTCAAGCCGAAGATCGCGATCCTCGACGAGACCGACTCCGGCCTCGACGTCGACGCTCTGCGCACCGTCTCGGAAGGCGTCAACCGCTACAAGGAGCGCGAGAACGGCGGCGTTCTGCTGATCACGCACTACACGCGCATTCTGCGCTACATCAACCCCGACTTCGTTCACGTGTTCGTCGGTGGCCGCATCGTCGAGTCCGGTGGACCGGAGCTGGCCGACGAGCTCGAGACCAACGGCTACGTTCGTTTCACCGCGGACACCGCAGCTACCCAGGGAGCGTAATCACGATGACCACCTCGGTGCGCGAGCTCGACGTCACAGCGGTTCGGGCCGACTTCCCGATCCTGGCGCGAACCGTGCGCGACGGAAAACCTTTGGTGTACTTGGATTCCGGCGCTACCTCACAGCGTCCGGTCCAGGTTCTCGATGCCGAACGGGACTTCCTGACCACGTGTAACGCGGCAGTACACCGGGGTGCTCATCAGCTCGCAGAAGAGGCGACTGACGCGTACGAGAATGCTCGCGCCACCATCGCTTCCTTCGTGGGTGCGGATTCGGACGAGTTGGTGTTCACCAAGAACGCCACCGAGGCTCTCAATCTGGTGACCTACGTTCTCGGTGACGATCGCTTCGACCGCCATGTCGGTCCTGGCGACGAAATCGTCATCACCGAACTCGAACACCACGCCAACCTCGTTCCCTGGCAGGAACTTGCGCGCCGAACCGGTGCGACGCTCAAGTGGTACGGCGTCACCGACGACGGCCGGATCGATCTTGATTCGCTGGAGCTGACGGACGCGGTGAAGGTCGTTTCGTTCACCCACCAGTCCAACGTGACCGGCGCGATCGCGCCCGTCGAGGAATTGGTGCGACGAGCACGCGCCGTCGGTGCGCTCGTCGTGCTCGACGCGTGCCAGTCGGTGCCTCACATGGCGGTCGACTTCCACGAACTGGGAGTGGACTACGCGGCGTTCTCCGGTCACAAGATGCTCGGCCCTTCGGGGGTCGGAGTTCTCTACGGCCGTCGTGAACTGCTGGCAGCGATGCCTCCGTTCATCACCGGTGGCTCGATGATCGAGACGGTCACCATGGAGGTCAGCACTTACGCGCCACCGCCTCAGCGTTTCGAAGCCGGCGTACCGATGACCTCACAGGTGGTCGGGTTGGGCGCTGCCGTGGATTACCTGAACACCTTCGGGATGGACGCAGTCGCCGCGCACGAGCACGTGTTGGTGGAGGCTGCTCTCGAAAAGTTGTCGGCGATCGAAGGTCTGCGCATCATCGGACCGCAGACGTCCGAGAACCGCGGCGGAGCGATTTCCTTTGTCGTGGACGGTATTCACGCCCACGACCTCGGACAGATCCTCGACGACGAGGGCGTCGCGATTCGCGTCGGACACCATTGTGCGTGGCCGCTGCATCGTAAGTTCGGTGTCGCTGCG encodes:
- the sufC gene encoding Fe-S cluster assembly ATPase SufC; this translates as MSTSDNTTTSVLEVRDLHVEVANSDANAEPIQILKGVDLTVRSGETHAIMGPNGSGKSTLSYAIAGHPKYQVTSGSITLNGEDVLAMSVDERARAGLFLAMQYPVEVPGVSMSNFLRTAATAVRGEAPKLRHWVKEVKEALSELEIDASFIERSVNEGFSGGEKKRHEILQLGMLKPKIAILDETDSGLDVDALRTVSEGVNRYKERENGGVLLITHYTRILRYINPDFVHVFVGGRIVESGGPELADELETNGYVRFTADTAATQGA
- a CDS encoding cysteine desulfurase, with the translated sequence MTTSVRELDVTAVRADFPILARTVRDGKPLVYLDSGATSQRPVQVLDAERDFLTTCNAAVHRGAHQLAEEATDAYENARATIASFVGADSDELVFTKNATEALNLVTYVLGDDRFDRHVGPGDEIVITELEHHANLVPWQELARRTGATLKWYGVTDDGRIDLDSLELTDAVKVVSFTHQSNVTGAIAPVEELVRRARAVGALVVLDACQSVPHMAVDFHELGVDYAAFSGHKMLGPSGVGVLYGRRELLAAMPPFITGGSMIETVTMEVSTYAPPPQRFEAGVPMTSQVVGLGAAVDYLNTFGMDAVAAHEHVLVEAALEKLSAIEGLRIIGPQTSENRGGAISFVVDGIHAHDLGQILDDEGVAIRVGHHCAWPLHRKFGVAATARASFALYNTTAEIDVLVAAIKRAQEFFGVAGELN